A portion of the Cyanobium sp. PCC 7001 genome contains these proteins:
- a CDS encoding NAD(P)H-dependent oxidoreductase subunit E — protein MPAPPTLAELPPQAVERTTRLIRQQRGRADALIEVLHQVQELYGYLPPGALEQVARELKLPLARVHGVASFYHLFRLEAPTAHRCAVCLGTACFVKGGGELAARLEQRLGLQLDDPAGNGNWALEHVSCLGACGQAPVLVVDGQMEPRLPMDDPAALDGRLAALGLTASAEAGSGGGV, from the coding sequence ATGCCCGCGCCCCCGACCCTGGCCGAGCTGCCGCCCCAGGCGGTGGAGCGCACCACGCGGCTGATCCGCCAGCAGCGCGGCCGCGCCGATGCCCTGATCGAGGTGCTGCACCAGGTGCAGGAGCTCTACGGCTACCTGCCGCCGGGAGCCCTGGAGCAGGTGGCGCGGGAGCTGAAGCTGCCCCTGGCCCGGGTGCACGGGGTGGCCAGCTTCTACCACCTGTTCCGGCTGGAGGCGCCCACCGCCCACCGCTGCGCGGTGTGCCTCGGCACCGCCTGTTTCGTGAAGGGGGGCGGAGAGCTGGCCGCGCGCCTGGAGCAGCGCCTCGGGCTCCAGCTCGACGATCCCGCCGGCAATGGCAACTGGGCCCTCGAGCACGTGAGCTGCCTGGGGGCCTGCGGCCAGGCCCCGGTGCTGGTGGTGGACGGGCAGATGGAGCCGCGCCTGCCGATGGACGACCCGGCGGCGCTGGACGGGCGCCTGGCGGCCCTGGGGCTGACGGCCTCTGCGGAGGCTGGCTCCGGCGGAGGGGTGTGA